The nucleotide sequence CAACCCCTAATTTTTTATATAAAACCACAAATCCCTTTGTCTTATTTTACTTTCTCAACGATAGCTTTGAATGCTTCGGGATTGTTCATTGCCAAATCGGCAAGGACTTTACGATTTATTTCGATTCCTGCTTTATGCAGTGCACCCATTAACTTAGAATAAGACATACCTTCGAGACGTGCAGCCGCATTGATACGTTGAATCCACAACGCACGGAAATTACGTTTATTATTTTTACGGTCACGATAAGCATACGTCAAACCTTTTTCCCAAGTATTTTTGGCAACGGTCCAAACGTTTTTACGAGAACCATAATAACCGCGGGTAAGTTTAAGAATCTTTTTTCTTTT is from Barnesiella intestinihominis YIT 11860 and encodes:
- the rplT gene encoding 50S ribosomal protein L20, producing MPRSVNHVASRAKRKKILKLTRGYYGSRKNVWTVAKNTWEKGLTYAYRDRKNNKRNFRALWIQRINAAARLEGMSYSKLMGALHKAGIEINRKVLADLAMNNPEAFKAIVEKVK